From the genome of Suricata suricatta isolate VVHF042 chromosome 3, meerkat_22Aug2017_6uvM2_HiC, whole genome shotgun sequence, one region includes:
- the RGS8 gene encoding regulator of G-protein signaling 8 isoform X2 produces the protein MYQEVADSVTQGLTEPCPAGARASPTFPAALPTARQNSLICSLSDHPVGKDLQAMRTGQRQNKGMRTRLGCLSHKSDSCSDFTAILPDKPNRALKRLSTEEATRWADSFDVLLSHKYGVAAFRAFLKTEFSEENLEFWLACEEFKKTRSTAKLVSKAHRIFEEFVDVQAPREVNIDFQTREATRKNMQEPSLTCFDQAQGKVHSLMEKDSYPRSCNYDGGEWELRL, from the exons ATGTACCAGGAGGTGGCTGACTCTGTCACTCAGGGCCTCACCGAGCCATGCCCAGCTGGGGCCAGGGCCAGCCCCACCTTCCCGGCTGCACTGCCCACTGCCAGACAG AACTCCTTAATCTGCAGCCTCTCTGACCATCCAGTTGGCAAAGACCTGCAGGCCATGAGGACCGGTCAAAGACA GAACAAAGGGATGAGGACCCGCCTGGGATGCCTGTCTCACAAGTCAGACTCGTGTAGTGATTTCACAGCTATTCTTCCTGACAAACCCAACCGTGCTCTAAA GAGACTATCCACAGAAGAAGCCACGAGGTGGGCAGATTCCTTTGACGTGCTTCTCTCCCATAAGT aTGGGGTGGCCGCCTTCCGCGCCTTCTTGAAGACCGAGTTCAGCGAGGAGAACCTAGAATTCTGGCTGGCCTGTGAGGAGTTCAAGAAGACCAGATCAACGGCAAAACTAGTCTCCAAGGCCCATAGGATCTTTGAGGAGTTTGTGGACGTGCAAGCTCCCAGGGAG GTAAATATAGACTTCCAGACCCGAGAAGCCACGAGGAAGAACATGCAAGAGCCATCcctgacttgctttgaccaagcACAGGGAAAAGTACACAGCCTCATGGAGAAAGACTCTTATCCCAG GTCATGTAATTATGATGGGGGAGAATGGGAACTTAGGCTGTAA
- the RGS8 gene encoding regulator of G-protein signaling 8 isoform X1, which produces MYQEVADSVTQGLTEPCPAGARASPTFPAALPTARQNSLICSLSDHPVGKDLQAMRTGQRQNKGMRTRLGCLSHKSDSCSDFTAILPDKPNRALKRLSTEEATRWADSFDVLLSHKYGVAAFRAFLKTEFSEENLEFWLACEEFKKTRSTAKLVSKAHRIFEEFVDVQAPREVNIDFQTREATRKNMQEPSLTCFDQAQGKVHSLMEKDSYPRFLRSKMYLDLLSQNQRRLS; this is translated from the exons ATGTACCAGGAGGTGGCTGACTCTGTCACTCAGGGCCTCACCGAGCCATGCCCAGCTGGGGCCAGGGCCAGCCCCACCTTCCCGGCTGCACTGCCCACTGCCAGACAG AACTCCTTAATCTGCAGCCTCTCTGACCATCCAGTTGGCAAAGACCTGCAGGCCATGAGGACCGGTCAAAGACA GAACAAAGGGATGAGGACCCGCCTGGGATGCCTGTCTCACAAGTCAGACTCGTGTAGTGATTTCACAGCTATTCTTCCTGACAAACCCAACCGTGCTCTAAA GAGACTATCCACAGAAGAAGCCACGAGGTGGGCAGATTCCTTTGACGTGCTTCTCTCCCATAAGT aTGGGGTGGCCGCCTTCCGCGCCTTCTTGAAGACCGAGTTCAGCGAGGAGAACCTAGAATTCTGGCTGGCCTGTGAGGAGTTCAAGAAGACCAGATCAACGGCAAAACTAGTCTCCAAGGCCCATAGGATCTTTGAGGAGTTTGTGGACGTGCAAGCTCCCAGGGAG GTAAATATAGACTTCCAGACCCGAGAAGCCACGAGGAAGAACATGCAAGAGCCATCcctgacttgctttgaccaagcACAGGGAAAAGTACACAGCCTCATGGAGAAAGACTCTTATCCCAGGTTCCTGAGGTCCAAAATGTACTTAGATTTGCTGTCCCAAAACCAGAGGAGGCTCAGTTAG
- the RGS8 gene encoding regulator of G-protein signaling 8 isoform X3, which translates to MAALLMPRRNKGMRTRLGCLSHKSDSCSDFTAILPDKPNRALKRLSTEEATRWADSFDVLLSHKYGVAAFRAFLKTEFSEENLEFWLACEEFKKTRSTAKLVSKAHRIFEEFVDVQAPREVNIDFQTREATRKNMQEPSLTCFDQAQGKVHSLMEKDSYPRFLRSKMYLDLLSQNQRRLS; encoded by the exons ATGGCTGCTTTACTGATGCCACGCAG GAACAAAGGGATGAGGACCCGCCTGGGATGCCTGTCTCACAAGTCAGACTCGTGTAGTGATTTCACAGCTATTCTTCCTGACAAACCCAACCGTGCTCTAAA GAGACTATCCACAGAAGAAGCCACGAGGTGGGCAGATTCCTTTGACGTGCTTCTCTCCCATAAGT aTGGGGTGGCCGCCTTCCGCGCCTTCTTGAAGACCGAGTTCAGCGAGGAGAACCTAGAATTCTGGCTGGCCTGTGAGGAGTTCAAGAAGACCAGATCAACGGCAAAACTAGTCTCCAAGGCCCATAGGATCTTTGAGGAGTTTGTGGACGTGCAAGCTCCCAGGGAG GTAAATATAGACTTCCAGACCCGAGAAGCCACGAGGAAGAACATGCAAGAGCCATCcctgacttgctttgaccaagcACAGGGAAAAGTACACAGCCTCATGGAGAAAGACTCTTATCCCAGGTTCCTGAGGTCCAAAATGTACTTAGATTTGCTGTCCCAAAACCAGAGGAGGCTCAGTTAG